The DNA sequence CTGGTGCTCACTGCGGGCTACGAAATCGGTATCGGTGAAGACCCGGCCCCATTTCTGATGAATATGCCTGTAATCGTGACAGTGCAGGTGAAAGGCCAGCGCGCCGATTAAACGCAGTGGTGCTCCCCTTTTTTCCGCCGACTCGATGATCTGTTTAGCTTCGGCGATAAATTCGCCGGCTTCTTTACCTGTATATTGAGACACGTTAGACCTCCTTTCAGCGAATATTTCACATGTTGTTTTTAGCGCCCACATATCCCCTCCCCGCTGAAGGGGAGGGGTAAGTGGGGGTGACATTGTTTTTATTGTTTTACCTTAACCCGAGGTCAAAACGTATTTTTTGACCCCTTTCTTATCCATCTCGATGATTGAACCGAGCAGGGTGCTCTGTTCGTAAGAGCTGCCCGGGTTAACCACAAAGGTCTTCTTCATCCTCTTGATTCCGCGTCCTTCATGGATATGTCCCGTCAGGGCCAGGGGCGGCTGGTACTTATTGATGGCGTCGCGTACTGCATAGCTGCCGACAGGAATCAATGAACGTCCGGCATATTTGGGCCGCAGGTTTTCATCGAGCTCCGGCGCTTCATCAAGGCCTGATCCGAATGGCGGTGCATGCAAATTGAAGACACAGCGATTTATATCAGGCACTTTTGAAGCCATGGCTTCGATTTTTTCGGCCAACTCTTCTTCACTGCACTCGCGGTGGGTATCCCAGGGAGTGGGATTTGACCAACCGGTGCTGATCATTTCATAATGACCGTCGAGATCGAGCAGTTTGCCTTCGGCCATGGTTATGGACTTTGATGATTCAAGAACGTCGTCAATTTCGAACATGTCGTCGTTACCGGGGCAGACGAAACATTTAATTCCGGTACCGACCAGTTTTCCGTCGGCGAAAGCTACCCAGCGTTCAGCCATAGCCAGCACATGATTAACGAACAGTTTTTCAACCTTTTCCGAGTCGGCGCTCAGTTCTTCGAACTCGTCATCGGTCAGGTCTAGAGGATAGTATCCACGGTCGGAAATATTTTTAAACATCCGCGCCTTGCCTTCTTCATCCAGGAGCATTTCTTCTTCCAGGAAGTTAACTTTGTACATTCCCTTGCTGTCCTTGATGAAGGGCACCAGCGCTTTGCCGGTCATATCGCCGCCGAGAACGAGAATATCTGCGTTGTAGAACTTTCCGGCGTTGATAAATTTTTTCCAGCATATCTCCGAACCGTGAACATCAGTTGCAAAAAAGATGGTAGTCATGAATCAGCCTCCATGAAGCACCAGCGTTAAAAATTATTCAACGGGGATGCTCTTATGAATTTCGTCCAGGTTAATACCCTGCTTTTTACGGTATGCCTTGGAACCGACATAAATGATAATTGAAATGGCATAGAGAATAGCCATATAGATGTAGGAAGTCGGTTCGTTGATCCCGTAAACGGAATCGGTTGCCCACATGTAGAAGAGGAAGAGCAGGAAGGCGCCGAATATAATTCCGGTAACCGTAATCAGCGGCAGGCCGAATATTTTAAGCCTGGCGATCGGTGAAGCCTTGTAAAGTTCCGGATCTTTGTAGGGCAGGATTATGGCGGCAATAGTGGTTCCGAAGTAGGTTACAGCGATAACCACGGTCGAGTTCAGGGCAAGAGTTTCCAGATTTTCCGTGTAATGCATTCCGGCGCTGACAATTACACCGCCGACAGCCATTACCAGCAGCGCGTTAACCGGAGAGCGGAACTTGGTGGAAACGCGGGCCATCCACTCGGGCAGGATACGATCGAAAGCGGCTGCGAAGATAACCCGGGTTGAGGAGAGGAATACCGTGCCGCACCAGCCGAAGAACCAGGCGCTCATAGAAATTAAAAGCCACATCTGCAGCAGAGGGCTGTCGGTAAGGAAGCTTACCAGCAGGGCCGGGTAGGGATAAGCGCCAAAAGGCGAGGTGCCTTCATAGTAAGCAAAGTTTGCGGCGTTGTAGAAATCCCAGCCGATTACTTTGGCAATCAAGCCGAGCACGATCAAAGCCAGGATGGTGGTGCCGATTAAACCGGCGGCCATGCTCCAGAAGTTACGCTTGAAATCGGAAGCGCCGCGCACTTCACCGTATAATGTGGCGCCCCAGTTTGGCCAGAGGTTGAAGAAAACAACCATCGGTATAAGGGCCAGGCTGGCGCCGACTGCCACTCTGTTCAGCGGTGCGGCAGTGTAACCGCCTTCGGCAGAAGCAGCCAATACCTGTTGGTATACATCTCCCCCGCCCGCTGCGAAGAAGTTGTTTGCATACTGGTTGAATCCGGCAATAAAGTCTGCCCGGTTGTTGACCAGCATCATGATAATCATTGTGGCCATTCCGGCCATTCCCAGGTAAAAGCAGAATTTCTGAATGCGGGCATACCAGCTCATCCCGAGGCTGACGTAGATAAAAGCGAGGACAATAACAACCAGGGAAGAGACAAAGAAACCGTTGGTGCTGATAAACCAGCTTGCAGCGTTGTGAAGACCGGTGCTGCCGGTCCAGCCGCCCAGCATGCCCAGGATCGGGGCAAATACGTTAAAGGCAAGCATATTTCCGTAGAGAGGTACCCAGTGCCAGAGAATCCAGGCCCAGCCGGTGATCGAGAGGACGAATCCGAGACCGCCTCCCAGGATACGGCTCTGCCAGACATAGTCACCGCCGGCACGGGGCATAACCGCCACCAACAAACCGTAGACGAAGATTTCAAAAATGATAAAGATTGCGCTTATTACAATAGCTGTCAAGAGGTTCGCTTCGGGGAGATAAGGAGCGAAAGCAAAGATATAAAAGCCAAGGGTAACAAGGTTGATCGAGAAGAAAGCATAGACAAAGCCGTCGAAAACCGACCATGAGCGAACCAGGCCGCTGGCTTTGCGGACAAACATTCCGGGTTGTGCCATTATCTTATCTTCCTTTCTAAACTTGTTTTCCGGCAGGTGCTGCCGGGTAAAACTTAACAGGGACTATGCTTCGTGACGGCCGGTTCACCTCCAATTTGTTTGATTTGTCCGGTAAAAATGAGGAAATGATAACAAAATAAATAACAGTTAGTCTATTTAAATTTTCACAGGGGATCACCTTTGTGTAATAGGCTGAAATATTCCTACCTGCTTGTGCAAAATGCACAATTGTGTATGTGGATATGTGAGGATATGTGGTGGTTACCTCTACTGGGCGAGTCGGCGGCTGATCGAGGCGAGCAGCATGGGAAAGGTGTCGACTTTATCGATTTCCTGCCCCAGCAGCTCTTCGATTTTTTGAAGCCGGTAGTTGAGTGAATTTCGGTGCAGGTGAAGTTTTTCTGCGGTTTTGGTCCGCGAAAAGTTGTTTTCTATGTAGGTTTCCAGGGTTTGGACCAGTTCCCCACCTTTTTCCCGGTCATATTCAAGCAGCGGTCCATAAACTTGCTCGAATAGGTGGTCGGTCCCCGGGCTGGTCAAAAAACGTTTTACCAGGTGGTATGGGGCCATGTCCGGGTAAGCCAGGGCAAAATCTGAGGCATTTAGCTTTTTACCGAGATCCATAGTTTCCCATGCTTCCAGGTATCCGGCACTGATTCGATCGATATCGGCACAGTAATCACCGACCGACATGTAGAAGGGTATTCCGTCGATCCGGGGTTTAACTATTTCTTTAATCCTGAGCATAAGTTCTTTCCCAAAGTTTCGTGAGGCAACAGCCCCGAGTTTGTCGGGAACCCTGGCCAGCACGATCAGGCTACCCAGAGCTTCAATTACTATCCCTTCAGTGTTTTCTTTCTCCAGGGAGTAGTGCAGAAGCCTGAAAAGCCTTTTTTCGAGGATCTCCTTATTATATTCAAGGCTGCTCTGCATTTTTTTGTCACTTAATATATTTTCCTTATCAAGTTCGATCAAGATCACAAAGTAGCTGCCTGCGGCATCCAGGCCGTACTGCTGGGCGCGGGTTATGATCGTTTCCTTGTTCTTGATATTGCCGAGGAGCAGTTCGTTGAAGAAGTCAAGTTCGCTTTTCCGCGCGGCTTCCCTGATCGCCTTCTCTTTAAGAATATCAAGGGCAATGGCCATGGCACCCGCTTCCATTGCCACTGTTTTCTCCTTTTCCAGTTCGCTGCTCAGGTCGGGAACAATTAATATGCCGTAGAAAGAATCACCGGCGACAACAGGAAAAAAGAAGTCAAAATAATCCGCTTCAGCAGATCCGTACTGGTAGTATGCCGGTTTCTTTTCATGGAACAATTCATTCAGAAGTGCCCGTGGGTAATAGTCGATTAAGGATAATTTTTTGTTGCTTTTCTCCCACTGTTTGAAAAGAGGTGCTGCGGTATTACAGTCGGCCGGAGCTGCTGCATCAATCAGCATCAGTTCTCCGTCAGCCATCAGGGCAGGTTTTTTCAATAAAGAGGTTAGTGAAAGAAGCAGTTCCTGAAGACCCTTGCCTTTCAGGACAATATTAGTCATCATGCTGTGAACTTCCTGGGCATATTCCAGGGCCTGGACCTGTTTGTCGAGGATTTTGGTCATAACCGGAACAATTACATCTATATATGAACAGTCGGGCATCTGCAGGAGCGGTAAACTGAGCTCATCCGCTTTTCTAATCAGCTTTTCATCGATCTGGGAGATATAACGTTCGGGAGAGAATATGATCAGGGCAGACCCGCCGCAGGTCTTAATATCTTCGAGCATTTGAAGCTGGGCGTCAATATTGTCCTTGAGGGCGTAAAAAGTGGTTGAAAGAAGCGAATCGCGGCGAAACCAGATTGCCGCGTCGGGAACATCGATAATATCTACGGCCCGGATTTCGTTATCCAGTCCTGCCGATCCGGCAAGCACCTTGGCTTCTACCAGGCCGCCAATCTTTAAAGCATCTCTGACCGTGATGGTCATCAGGCAAAACCCCGTTCAGGCGTTCAGGAGAGTAAAAAGTGACCTAACGTATTCATCCTGTCTGCTTCAAGATTAAAGAGATCTTCCAATTTAAAATCAAGAGTGTTGCAAAGGGCTGTTAGGTAAAAGAGATGTTTCCCGATTTCTTCAGCGATCACTTCACGGCAGTGCTCGCACATTTTACCCTTGATATGGGAGTCCATGTACTTTCCGCATTCTTTGAGTGAATCCATCGGGGGGTATTGCTTTTTGTTGGCATTTATTGAAATACAGCCACAATCTGTGACAGTTTTGATGATACTGCGGTTAACACGTGCAGCTGACTCCTGGTATTTTGACAGGCAATCGAGGATACTTCTGTGGCGGATCAAAACTTCTGACACCATTTCCTGAAAGTCACAAACTACATCGTTGTCTTTCACCTGGCGATCACCTCTTTTTCTGTATAGGGGCCTTGTTTACGTAATTATACTTTGAATTTTCCGGTCATGTCAACTAGAAGAGCCTTTAATATAAGGATCGGATACGCTGTCAATTTTTATTATTGTAACCGTCTTCGGGATGTGTTAAACTATATGTTTAATTGACACATACTGGTTATTATGCTACAATATTTAAAGTTACCGACAGGGGGGCGAGGTATTGTTCAGTATTGGAGACAGAGTAGTTTACCCGATGCACGGTGCGGGTGTAATCGAAGCAATAGAAGAAAAAGAGATCCTTGGAGCCCGGAAGAAATACTATGTGATGAAATTACCGATGGGTGAAATGAAAGTGCTCATCCCCACCGATAGCATAATGCAGGTAGGCTTAAGGGGCGTGATCGCTAAAGACAAAGTTTCGGAGGTCTTTATTGTTCTTCAGGGAGAACAGCCGGAGATGTCTGCAAACTGGAACCGGCGCTACCGTAATCACCTGGAAAAGATCAAAACCGGGGATATTTTCGAAGTTGCCGAAGTAGTTCGCAACCTGATGCTCAGAGACCGTGAAAAAGGATTGTCGACCGGTGAAAGCAAGATGCTTGAAACGGCACGCCAGATCCTGATCAGTGAGCTTATCCTGGTTCAGGGCATTGAGCAATCCGAGATAATAGATACCCTTGACAATATATTTGAACAACCGGCAGAATAGTTAGCAGTTGGGATAATTAATACTCTGCCTCGTACGTTTTACCTTGCTTCCGGGGAAAACTTTAAGTTATAATATTTTGAAGAGTTCCCTGGAATTTTTGTTTATAAATATGAATACTCCCCTGAGATGCTTATAATGAATTTATAAATGGATGCATGGATAAATGATAAAAGAATGATGGTTTAAATTCTTTAGAGAGGAGGTGATCCATATGGCGCGTAAAATACTTCGATTTGTTGGTACGCTGATCGGTATTGTGGTTGGTATTTATATTTTTTCGGAGCTGCTTCCCCTGGTTTCTATTTTCATTGAAATTTCTCCCGGCATGCATTTTACTCCTGCCAATATAGGATATTACGCCGTGGGCGGCTTATTATTCGGACTTATATTTTATCTTCTTACCCCTGTTTTGATTAATATTTTTATCCGTTTGGTCGGATGGGCCGACAGTAAGCTGAAAGCAGTCCCGACCCATGATATTGCCCTGGTTGTATTAAGCCTGATTATTACTTTATTGATTGGATTACTGCTCAGTTATCCCATCTATCGACTTCCGGTAGTCGGTGTATTTCTCTCACCCGTGATCACTTTGTTTTTGGTTTTTATCGGTGTCAGATTTGTATTAAATCGAAAGGAAGAATTTGCATTTCTTTCCAACCTTTTTAACCGTGGGATTCGCAGTTCGGGCGGAGAAAATGAAGTCTTTAAAATACTCGATACCAGCGCTATCATTGATGGTCGAATTGTTGATATCTGCAAAACCGGTTTTTTGGAAGGCGTGATTATAGTTGCCGGATTTGTGCTGGAAGAACTGAGACACATTGCCGATTCTCCGGATCTGCTTAAACGTAATCGCGGACGACGCGGGCTTGATGTGCTGAACAAGATCCAGAAAGAGATGGATATCCCGGTTCAGATTTACGAAGGCGACTTCGAGGATATTCCGGAAGTGGACAGCAAGCTGGTTAAACTGGCGAAAACGATCAACGGAAAGATCATTACCAATGATTTTAATTTGAATAAAGTATGTGAACTTCAGGGTATCGCGGTTTTGAATATCAACGAACTGGCCAATGCGGTTAAGCCGGTAGTTCTGCCCGGTGAAGAGATGGTTGCCCAGATTATAAAAGACGGCAAAGAATCGGGACAGGGCGTAGCCTATCTTGATGATGGAACCATGGTTGTTGTCGAGGGCGGCAGACGTTTTATCGGTGATACGATTGAAGTTCTGGTGACAAGTGTTCTGCAGACGGCTGCGGGCAGAATGATTTTTGCCAAACCGAAACTGGATGCCGAAAAAACCAGCGGGGTTAAGTAATGAAAGTTGCCGCGATTATTGCTGCTGCCGGTGAAGGTCTGCGGATGGGTAGTTCAACCCGCAAGCAGTATCTTCTGCTGGAAGGGGTTCCTGTTATTGTCTATTCGGTAAAGCTTTTTCTCGGTCATCCGGCGGTAAAGGAGATCATTATAGTTGTTCCGCCGGGAGAAAAGGATGCTGTAAAAGCGTTAATCCGGACCTATTACAGTTCCGGGCAGTATATCCTGGTTGAAGGCGGAGAAACGAGGCAGGAATCGATAAGCCTTGGCCTTGAAGCTGTATCGATAGATATTGACCTTGTTGCTGTTCACGACGCAGCAAGGCCGCTTGCTACTGCAGATTTGTTGAACAGGCTGGTCGAAGCCGCTGCCGAAAAGGGAGCAGTAGTACCGGTGATCTCTTTGAATGATACGGCCAAGGAAATTGACCCCTCGGGTTATATAATATCGACACCGGATCGTGAAAAACTGCGGCTGGTTCAAACGCCCCAGGTTTTCAGACGGGAGATACTGGTAAACGCTTATCAGGAAGCCTCAAGAAAGGGTCATATGGCTACAGATGATGCATCCCTGGTTGAATTGTCCGGAGCGAAAGTTTTAACAATTTTAGGTGAAGTTAATAACCTGAAGCTTACTTCACCCCGCGACCTTGAGTTGGCCGCGATCTTGATGAGAGGATTAGGTGAAAAATGTACCGGGTAGGAACTGGTTTTGACATGCACCGTCTGGTTGAGGGCCGGGATCTTATTCTCGGTGGGGTAAAAATTGACCACCATCTTGGCCTTGAAGGGCACTCTGATGCAGATGTTCTTGTTCATGCCCTGATGGATGCCCTGCTGGGTGCGGCAGCTTTGGGAGATATCGGACGGCACTTTTCGATGGGTGACCCTGAATATAAAAATATATCAAGCCTGATTCTTTTACATAGAGTTGCCGGGATGGTCGGGCAGAAACAATGGAAACTGGTTAATGCCGATATGACGATCATTGCCGAAGAACCGAGAATGGTTTCTTATATAGATGAAATGCGGGAGAAGATTGCTGAAATTCTTTCTGTTTCAAAAGGTTGCATATCGATCAAGGCGACGACAACTGAAGGGCTCGGTTCCAGTGGCAGAGGGGAAGGTATTGCCGCACAGGCAGTTGTGCTGCTCGGTGAGACTGCCTGCCCGGGCCCGGCCAGTCATGAAGCGCAATAACAGCTCAGAAAGGATTGTCCTCAATGTTCAAAAGAATCCGTCAGGATATCAGGGCGGTTAAGGAAAGAGATCCTGCTGCGAAAAACACCCTGGAAGTTCTGCTCTGCTACCCGGGGCTCCATGCCCTGCTCTTTCACCGGGTAGCCCACTTCTTTTACCGACATGGCCTGGTATTGCTTCCACGGTTGATTTCTCACTGTTCCCGGTTTTTAACCGGTATTGAAATTCACCCCGGAGCAACGATTGGTGACTCCTTTTTTATTGATCATGGTATGGGGGTTGTCATCGGTGAAACTACTGAAATAGGTTCCAATGTGACCATTTACCAGGGGGTAACCCTGGGTGGAACAGGAAAGGAAAAGGGCAAACGCCACCCGACAATCGGTAATAACGTGGTTATCGGTACCGGGGCGAAGGTGCTCGGTCCGATCGAAATAGGAGACAACTGCCGGGTTGGAGCAGGTTCAGTAGTGCTCCGTGCTGCTCCTCCCAATTCAACTGTCGTCGGCATACCCGCCAGGGTTGTCTACTATAATGGAGAAAAAGTACCCTCGATTAACCTAAATCACAGTGATATGCCCGACCCGGTAGCAGAAGCTTTGAGTAACCTGCAACAGCAGATCGATCAGCTGCGCTGCCATCAGGTAGACCAGAAAAACGGAGTGTGCAAAAGTGGCCATAAAGATCTATAACACCTTAACCCGGAGAAAAGATGAACTAAAGCCCGGAGCACCGCCTCTGGTAACTTTTTATGTCTGCGGCCCGACCGTTTACGATTACATACATATCGGTAACGCCCGGGTTTTTATTATTTTTGATGTAGTCAGGCGTTATTTGAAATATCGCGGTTACGACGTGAAGCTGGTACAAAATTATACTGATATAGACGATAAGATGATCAACCGGGCCAACGAGCAGGGGATCACAGTTCCCGAACTGGCTGCAAGGTTTATTAAAGCTTTCGAAGAAGATGTGGCGGCGCTGCATATCAGGCCGGCCGATGTTAAACCGCGGGCTACTGAGCATATTAATGAAATTATCGAGTTGATCGAACTTCTTTTGGAAAATGACTATGCCTACATCAGCGACGGCGACGTCTACTATGACACCTCGCGATTCGAAGATTACGGAAAGTTGTCCCAGCAGAAGCAGGATGAACTGCTGGCAGGAGCCCGGGTTGAACCGGGCGAGAAGAAACGCAGCCCCCTTGATTTTGTCCTCTGGAAGCAGAAAAAGGAAGGTGAACCTTCCTGGGAGAGCCCCTGGGGTGAGGGGCGACCTGGCTGGCATATCGAATGCTCGGCAATGTCTACACATTTCATGAATGACACTCTCGACATTCATGCCGGAGGAGCCGACCTTATTTTCCCCCATCACGAAAATGAGATTGCCCAGACCTGGGGAGCTGACGGGCGGCCGCTTTCACGCTACTGGATGCATGCCGGCTATCTGAATATTGAAGATCAGAAGATGTCAAAATCGCTGGGCAATGTGCGCACGGTGCGAGAACTTATTGCTGAACATGATCCCCTGGATTTAAGATTTTTAATTTTATCTGCCCATTATCGCAGCCCCCTGAATTTCAGTGCTGAACTTGTTGCCCAGAGCAGAGCAGGGCGCCAGAGAATGCAGGAGATGATCACCAATCTTTTGAGTGTAATAGATGATGCAGCTGATTCAGCCGGTGAACAGGAAGAAAAGCTTCAGGCCGCACTAAAAGAGGCAGCTGCCCGCTTTGTCGAAGCAATGGATGATGATTTCAACACTGCTGATGGATTGGGAGTACTTTTTGATCTGGCCCGCAGCTGCAATATTTATCTCAAAGAAGCATACCCCTACAACAGTGAACTGCTTGGAAAGACACTTCAATTTTACAGCGATGTTAATGATATTTTTGATATTCTTGATATCAGTAAACCGGAAGAACTGGGCACAGAGATAAATGCCCTGATCAAAGAACGGGATCAGGCCAGGGCCGATAAGGATTGGGCGAAAGCCGACAGGCTTCGGGATGAACTGACAGCAAAAGGAATAATTCTTGAAGATACTCCTCATGGAACCCGCTGGAAAAGAAAATAGATGAATAAAAACCGGATGTTAATAAGATGCTAATAATAGGATAAAATTATTATATTCTGCTTCAGGTGCCGGGCACCAAAAAATGACATTAAACAGGGGTGTATACAAATGGCCTATGTAAGGGAAAGGACGATTGAATCGGCCTGGCGGATGGTTCTCTGGAACTGTGCCCGCTACGGTTACAGCTACCGGACCAAGAAAGGAAGTTATGAGGGGCAGCTGCGCAAGCAGTTGGATACCCTGACGGTGATGATTGAAGAACCGTATACCCGCCCCCTGGCGGTGTGGCTGCCGGAAAACTGTGGCATTCCAGCGCCCACTTCTGAAGAGCGAATTCAGAACTATTTTTACGAGTATCTCGCTACCGATACCAAATGTGAAATGGAAGATTATACCTACGGTCAGCATATATCTCCCCAGCTGCCCAAGGTGGTTGACCTGCTGAATCGCTCAAAAGGAGCGACCAATCAGGCCTGTATGAATATTGGAGGGCAGGAAAATATTGATCTTGCCGATCCTCCCTGCCTCAGGGTTATCGATTTCAAGGTCGTTGACGGGAAGCTCAACATGACAGTTTTTTTCCGTTCCTGGGATATATTTGTCGGGTTCCCGGAAAACGTTGGAGGACTACAGCTGCTCAAAGAATATATCCTGATGCAGCTTAAGTTCCCGGTTGAAGACGGACCGATATTTGCTTACTCATCGGGGGCGCATATCTACGAACAGTACTTCCCGATAGTCAATATTCTTAATGCACATAAATGCTAATCGGAGGGCTGTATGAGCAGGCAGGAGAGAAAGAAACCCGGTAACCAAACCGCGGAAAACAATGAGGAACTGGTAATCGGACGGCAGGCTGTCCTGGAAGCTTTGCGTTACGGGAGCCCTTTACAAGTACTGCTTGCCGAAGGTTGCAGGGGTTCGATTATCGATGAAATAACAGCGCTTGCCGGTCGTAAAAAAATTACGGCAGAGCGGTTGGCCAGGGATGACTTTGAAGGGAAAACAGGTGGCATTCCGGGTAGCCAGGGAACGGCAGCGATCATGCCTCCCTTTGAATACAGCACCCTTGATGATTTGATCGGGCGGACAAAAACATCAGACGAAGAGCCTTTTCTCCTGATGCTGGACCACATTGATGATCCCCGTAACCTTGGTGCTGTCATGAGGACAGCCGATGCTGCCGGTGTTCATGGCTTAATCATCCCCGGAGACAGGGCCGCGGGCATTACTGCTGCGGTAAGAAAGGTTGCTGCCGGGGCTGCTGAACGTCTGCCTGTAGCAAAAGTAGTTAATCTTAACAGCGCTGCAGAAAGGCTAAAGGCTGAGGGTTTCTGGCTTTATGGCGCGGAAGCTGACGGCGATGATTACTTTTATAAAGCTGATTTCAGGCGACCAATTGTGCTTGTTCTTGGCTCGGAAGGGCGCGGAATATCGCGTTTGCTGCGTAAAAACTGTGATTTAATTGTTTCCATACCCATGCCCGGTCATTCCGGTTCCCTGAATATCTCTGCTGCGGCAGCCGTACTGATCTATGCCGCTCTTTCCCAGAGGAAGGAGTGGTCGGGATGAGTGAGCAGATCCTGATCGTTGATGGTTACAATATTATCGGAGCTTGGGAAGATCTTAAGGAACTGAAAGTCCTTGACATGGGCAGCTCCCGTGACCAGCTGATCTCCACACTTGCCTATTACACCCCATGGCACTGGACCAGAATAATAGTTGTTTTTGACGGGCAGAGTTTTGACTGGGATTATATCGGAGGGGTGGAAATCGTTTTCACAGACAAAAGGGAAACCGCCGATACCATGATCGAGCGCCTTGCTGCCGGAATGGTCTCGTCCTACCATGTTGAGGTAGCCACATCGGACTTTGCTGAATACAGGGCGGCTTCGGCAATGGGCGCGGTTGTTTTATCAGCCGGTGCACTGAAGGAAAAGCTGGCTGAGGAACGCAGAAAGTATGACCGGAAGTCCGGTTCTTCCAGAAATAAAGGACTCATGCTGAACGATATTTTAAACAAATCGGTCATCGATTCACTGGAACGGTTGCGCCGTTCTTAATAAAGATTTAAAATCAAAGCAGCCTGTTTAAACTTGACCCTTAAGAGGCGATAAGTTATAATAACCTGGAAAGTCTGCAAATATCCCACCATAAGATATCCAAACGGAGGCGATAGGTGTGAGCTTTTTAGCTCATGAGTTCAAGTATTCCTGCCAGAGTGAACCCGACTTGGAATTCCGCAGTGATGAAGATATCGTTATGGAAGCCAAAAACGGCGATATTATTGCTCTGGAGTTTTTGATCAACAAGTACAAAAATTTCGTTAAGGCAAAAGCAAGGTCTTATTTTTTGATCGGTGCCGATCGGGAAGATATCATTCAGGAAGGTATGATCGGCCTGTACAAGGCGATCCGCGACTTCAGGGGTGATAAACTATCTTCATTTCGCGCCTTTGCAGAACTCTGTATCACCCGCCAGATCATAACGGCGATCAAAACGGCAACCCGTCAGAAGCATATCCCACTGAACTCATACGTTTCTTTAAATAAACCGATCTATGATGAAGATTCTGACCGCACATTGCTTGATATACTTTCCGGCACCAAGATTACCGACCCTGAAGAGCTGATGATCAACCGCGAGGAGTACAACGACATAGAGTTCAAGATGGGTGAAATTTTAAGTGAACTGGAATGGAAAGTGCTAACCCTGTATCTTGAAGGCAAATCCTACCAGGAAATCGCCATCGATCTGAATCGTCATGTCAAATCAATCGAT is a window from the Bacillota bacterium genome containing:
- the ispD gene encoding 2-C-methyl-D-erythritol 4-phosphate cytidylyltransferase, which produces MKVAAIIAAAGEGLRMGSSTRKQYLLLEGVPVIVYSVKLFLGHPAVKEIIIVVPPGEKDAVKALIRTYYSSGQYILVEGGETRQESISLGLEAVSIDIDLVAVHDAARPLATADLLNRLVEAAAEKGAVVPVISLNDTAKEIDPSGYIISTPDREKLRLVQTPQVFRREILVNAYQEASRKGHMATDDASLVELSGAKVLTILGEVNNLKLTSPRDLELAAILMRGLGEKCTG
- the ispF gene encoding 2-C-methyl-D-erythritol 2,4-cyclodiphosphate synthase, with the translated sequence MYRVGTGFDMHRLVEGRDLILGGVKIDHHLGLEGHSDADVLVHALMDALLGAAALGDIGRHFSMGDPEYKNISSLILLHRVAGMVGQKQWKLVNADMTIIAEEPRMVSYIDEMREKIAEILSVSKGCISIKATTTEGLGSSGRGEGIAAQAVVLLGETACPGPASHEAQ
- the cysE gene encoding serine O-acetyltransferase, which produces MFKRIRQDIRAVKERDPAAKNTLEVLLCYPGLHALLFHRVAHFFYRHGLVLLPRLISHCSRFLTGIEIHPGATIGDSFFIDHGMGVVIGETTEIGSNVTIYQGVTLGGTGKEKGKRHPTIGNNVVIGTGAKVLGPIEIGDNCRVGAGSVVLRAAPPNSTVVGIPARVVYYNGEKVPSINLNHSDMPDPVAEALSNLQQQIDQLRCHQVDQKNGVCKSGHKDL
- the cysS gene encoding cysteine--tRNA ligase, whose protein sequence is MAIKIYNTLTRRKDELKPGAPPLVTFYVCGPTVYDYIHIGNARVFIIFDVVRRYLKYRGYDVKLVQNYTDIDDKMINRANEQGITVPELAARFIKAFEEDVAALHIRPADVKPRATEHINEIIELIELLLENDYAYISDGDVYYDTSRFEDYGKLSQQKQDELLAGARVEPGEKKRSPLDFVLWKQKKEGEPSWESPWGEGRPGWHIECSAMSTHFMNDTLDIHAGGADLIFPHHENEIAQTWGADGRPLSRYWMHAGYLNIEDQKMSKSLGNVRTVRELIAEHDPLDLRFLILSAHYRSPLNFSAELVAQSRAGRQRMQEMITNLLSVIDDAADSAGEQEEKLQAALKEAAARFVEAMDDDFNTADGLGVLFDLARSCNIYLKEAYPYNSELLGKTLQFYSDVNDIFDILDISKPEELGTEINALIKERDQARADKDWAKADRLRDELTAKGIILEDTPHGTRWKRK
- a CDS encoding thymidylate synthase is translated as MAYVRERTIESAWRMVLWNCARYGYSYRTKKGSYEGQLRKQLDTLTVMIEEPYTRPLAVWLPENCGIPAPTSEERIQNYFYEYLATDTKCEMEDYTYGQHISPQLPKVVDLLNRSKGATNQACMNIGGQENIDLADPPCLRVIDFKVVDGKLNMTVFFRSWDIFVGFPENVGGLQLLKEYILMQLKFPVEDGPIFAYSSGAHIYEQYFPIVNILNAHKC
- the rlmB gene encoding 23S rRNA (guanosine(2251)-2'-O)-methyltransferase RlmB, with the protein product MSRQERKKPGNQTAENNEELVIGRQAVLEALRYGSPLQVLLAEGCRGSIIDEITALAGRKKITAERLARDDFEGKTGGIPGSQGTAAIMPPFEYSTLDDLIGRTKTSDEEPFLLMLDHIDDPRNLGAVMRTADAAGVHGLIIPGDRAAGITAAVRKVAAGAAERLPVAKVVNLNSAAERLKAEGFWLYGAEADGDDYFYKADFRRPIVLVLGSEGRGISRLLRKNCDLIVSIPMPGHSGSLNISAAAAVLIYAALSQRKEWSG
- a CDS encoding NYN domain-containing protein; translation: MSEQILIVDGYNIIGAWEDLKELKVLDMGSSRDQLISTLAYYTPWHWTRIIVVFDGQSFDWDYIGGVEIVFTDKRETADTMIERLAAGMVSSYHVEVATSDFAEYRAASAMGAVVLSAGALKEKLAEERRKYDRKSGSSRNKGLMLNDILNKSVIDSLERLRRS
- the sigH gene encoding RNA polymerase sporulation sigma factor SigH — encoded protein: MEFRSDEDIVMEAKNGDIIALEFLINKYKNFVKAKARSYFLIGADREDIIQEGMIGLYKAIRDFRGDKLSSFRAFAELCITRQIITAIKTATRQKHIPLNSYVSLNKPIYDEDSDRTLLDILSGTKITDPEELMINREEYNDIEFKMGEILSELEWKVLTLYLEGKSYQEIAIDLNRHVKSIDNALQRVKRKLERYLEVRKT